A region of Enoplosus armatus isolate fEnoArm2 chromosome 14, fEnoArm2.hap1, whole genome shotgun sequence DNA encodes the following proteins:
- the rnf182 gene encoding E3 ubiquitin-protein ligase RNF182 — protein sequence MTIELQSTEDDGGGCGHVDILSTEELECKICYCAYNLGSRRPKVLECCHRLCAKCLTKILDLGESPPNAVVCPFCRYVTRLPGEAVSSLPDDCNLVAALALQSRNQRNLHFHQEATTELLLSPRRLNSLMGSNPPVTSPSSSSSASSSTTYSSIRGSPNFVVITIMEPPPVPASTQDLHLHRQPRGSHTSNRGYRSSSLDSMASITQRWTVWNCAALLCQTSARALVWVLGLLYFSSLPMGVYLLIMQRTTLGVLLVSLVPASLIMIMVYGFCQCICHELWDCMPP from the coding sequence ATGACGATTGAGCTGCAAAGCACAGAGGATGATGGAGGTGGTTGTGGCCACGTGGACATACTGAGCACAGAGGAGCTGGAGTGCAAGATCTGTTACTGTGCGTACAATCTGGGGAGTCGCAGGCCGAAGGTGCTCGAGTGCTGCCACCGTCTGTGTGCCAAATGCCTCACTAAGATCCTGGACCTGGGTGAGTCGCCTCCCAACGCTGTGGTGTGCCCGTTCTGTCGCTACGTTACCAGACTGCCGGGGGAGGCAGTGAGCAGCCTGCCAGATGACTGCAACCTGGTGGCGGCGCTGGCCCTCCAAAGCAGGAATCAGAGGAACCTCCACTTCCACCAGGAGGCGACCACGGAGCTGCTCCTCAGCCCCAGACGCCTGAACTCGCTGATGGGTAGCAACCCACCTGTGAcatccccttcctcctcctcctccgcttcttcctccaccacctACTCCTCCATCCGAGGCTCCCCTAACTTTGTGGTGATTACCATCATGGAGCCTCCGCCGGTGCCTGCATCCACCCAggacctccacctccaccgccAGCCACGTGGATCTCACACATCAAACCGGGGATACCGCTCATCCAGTCTGGACTCCATGGCGTCCATCACGCAGAGGTGGACGGTGTGGAACTGCGCGGCCCTGCTGTGCCAGACCTCGGCCCGGGCGCTGGTGTGGGTGCTGGGGCTGCTGTACTTCAGCTCTCTGCCCATGGGGGTTTACCTGCTCATCATGCAGAGGACAACGCTCGGGGTGCTGCTGGTGAGCCTGGTTCCCGCCAGCCTCATCATGATCATGGTCTACGGGTTCTGCCAGTGTATCTGCCATGAGTTGTGGGACTGCATGCCACCGTAA